A genomic region of Gemmata massiliana contains the following coding sequences:
- a CDS encoding vWA domain-containing protein, with product MTMTKTEADLRLSMLNSLLTCPHRRLGLVHPLHTELVKQDPRFYVRLAAWYADHGDVRDHKEMFIVTLALSDFPGHRDTGLAMLRELPPYQVGRVIDFIHGRKEDVAIEVDRKPDDVPASAFRPKVDRKAARGKKPGKPKMAEGGTVTLTDTFGLFRNVPRSLKTEVVRYLREREADADWFDSTAITARKTLKRLYALLHVKPGPRAQAVLFDERPPEGSKLAGLKDLAKAETADEQAKLIAAHNVPFRVAIGLVKGATPKVLTALVGRMSPQEVINNLEMLRKRGAFDDAGVKALIESKLESAKTATRVSAFKAEKALESVPVSAAVRQKLEAVADSQVKARGRIARPTALLIDKSGSMSQAIEIGKRLGSLLAAVADKELFVYAFDSIAYPVESAGPELSAWERALTGITAGGNTSVGVGIDQLRRKKQFVEQIVIVTDEGENAEPRFVPALQKYREELKADPTVCFVKVSGATSQLEDECKKAGIAVDAYQFNGDYYALPNLVPLLARPSKLELLQEILEYPLPARRTE from the coding sequence ATGACGATGACGAAGACCGAGGCGGATTTGCGGCTGTCGATGTTGAACAGCCTCCTCACCTGCCCACACCGGCGGTTGGGTTTGGTTCACCCGCTGCACACGGAGCTCGTGAAGCAGGATCCGCGGTTCTACGTGCGCCTCGCGGCGTGGTACGCGGACCACGGTGACGTGCGCGACCACAAGGAAATGTTCATCGTCACGCTCGCGCTGAGCGACTTCCCGGGGCACCGCGACACCGGTCTGGCGATGCTGCGCGAGCTGCCGCCGTACCAGGTCGGCCGCGTCATCGACTTCATCCACGGCCGCAAGGAAGACGTCGCGATCGAAGTGGACCGCAAGCCGGACGACGTGCCGGCGTCCGCGTTCCGCCCGAAGGTCGACCGGAAGGCGGCGCGCGGCAAGAAGCCGGGCAAGCCGAAGATGGCAGAGGGTGGAACTGTTACGCTCACGGACACCTTCGGGCTGTTCCGGAACGTACCGCGGTCGCTGAAGACGGAAGTCGTGCGCTACCTGCGCGAGCGGGAGGCGGATGCCGACTGGTTCGATTCCACCGCGATCACCGCGCGCAAGACGCTGAAGCGGCTCTACGCGCTTCTGCACGTCAAGCCGGGGCCGCGTGCGCAGGCCGTGTTGTTCGACGAGCGCCCGCCGGAAGGCTCGAAGCTCGCGGGGCTGAAGGATCTGGCGAAGGCCGAGACCGCGGACGAGCAGGCCAAGCTCATCGCGGCCCACAACGTCCCGTTTCGGGTGGCGATCGGGCTGGTGAAGGGGGCGACCCCGAAGGTGTTGACGGCGCTCGTGGGCCGGATGTCGCCGCAGGAGGTCATCAACAACCTCGAGATGCTTCGGAAGCGCGGCGCGTTCGACGACGCCGGCGTGAAGGCGCTCATCGAGTCGAAGCTGGAGTCCGCGAAGACGGCGACTCGGGTCAGCGCGTTCAAGGCCGAGAAAGCGCTGGAGTCGGTCCCCGTGAGCGCGGCGGTCCGGCAGAAGCTCGAAGCGGTCGCGGACTCGCAGGTCAAGGCGCGCGGGCGGATCGCGCGGCCGACGGCGCTGCTGATCGACAAGTCCGGCTCGATGAGCCAAGCCATCGAGATCGGCAAGCGGCTCGGGTCGCTGTTGGCGGCGGTCGCGGACAAGGAGCTGTTCGTGTACGCCTTCGACTCGATCGCGTACCCGGTCGAATCGGCCGGGCCGGAACTGTCCGCGTGGGAGCGGGCGCTCACGGGCATCACGGCCGGAGGTAACACCTCGGTCGGGGTGGGCATCGACCAACTGCGCCGGAAGAAGCAGTTCGTCGAGCAGATCGTGATCGTCACGGACGAGGGCGAGAACGCGGAGCCGCGGTTCGTCCCGGCGCTGCAGAAGTACCGCGAGGAACTGAAGGCGGACCCGACCGTTTGCTTCGTGAAGGTTTCGGGGGCGACCTCGCAACTGGAGGACGAGTGCAAGAAGGCGGGGATCGCGGTGGACGCCTACCAGTTCAACGGGGACTACTACGCGCTGCCGAACCTGGTCCCGCTGCTCGCCCGCCCGAGCAAGCTGGAACTGCTCCAGGAAATCCTGGAGTACCCGCTCCCGGCCCGGCGCACGGAGTGA
- the prmC gene encoding peptide chain release factor N(5)-glutamine methyltransferase, which yields MPAPTPTVWTIKALLAWTTDFLKSKNVEGAKLETEILLAHVLGCKRVDLFVRYDEQPTEAERAKFRELIHRRVAGWPTAYLIGSRDFYLLSFEVDPAVLIPRSDTETLVGEAFKILKPLAAPAVLDLGTGSGCIAISLAHQKKDSRVTAVDVSPDALGVAKRNATKHGVADRVTFLQGDLFGPVAPGSAFDVVVSNPPYIAQSEFAELSAEVRDHEPRLALDGGPDGLAFYRRIAAGVGPFLKPNGSLLLEIGWKQEDAVRGLLNNRPELELGPTIKDLNKNPRVVTAKKK from the coding sequence ATGCCCGCACCGACGCCGACCGTCTGGACGATCAAAGCGCTTCTCGCGTGGACGACGGACTTCCTCAAGTCGAAAAACGTCGAGGGGGCCAAACTGGAGACCGAGATACTCCTCGCGCACGTCCTCGGCTGCAAGCGCGTGGACCTGTTCGTGCGGTACGATGAACAACCCACGGAGGCCGAACGAGCGAAGTTCCGCGAACTGATCCACCGCCGCGTGGCCGGGTGGCCGACCGCGTACCTCATCGGCTCGCGCGATTTCTACCTCCTCTCGTTCGAGGTGGACCCGGCGGTGCTGATCCCGCGCTCGGACACCGAGACCCTGGTCGGCGAAGCGTTCAAGATCCTCAAACCGCTGGCCGCCCCCGCCGTACTCGACCTCGGTACCGGCTCCGGGTGCATCGCGATCAGCCTCGCGCACCAGAAGAAGGACTCCCGCGTAACCGCGGTCGATGTCTCCCCGGACGCGCTCGGAGTCGCGAAGCGCAACGCCACCAAGCACGGCGTCGCGGACCGCGTGACGTTCCTGCAAGGCGACCTGTTCGGGCCGGTCGCGCCGGGCAGCGCGTTCGACGTGGTCGTGAGCAACCCGCCGTACATCGCGCAGTCCGAGTTCGCCGAACTCAGTGCCGAGGTGCGCGACCACGAACCGCGCCTCGCGCTCGACGGCGGACCGGACGGGCTGGCGTTCTACCGGCGCATCGCGGCCGGCGTCGGGCCGTTCCTGAAACCGAACGGGTCACTGCTGCTGGAAATCGGCTGGAAGCAAGAAGACGCGGTGCGGGGCCTCCTGAACAACCGCCCGGAACTGGAACTCGGCCCCACCATCAAAGACCTGAACAAGAACCCGCGCGTCGTTACTGCGAAGAAGAAGTGA
- a CDS encoding prenyltransferase/squalene oxidase repeat-containing protein yields the protein MKKRLLVSLLAFTALVALALVPASSAAEPNEDALKAAVEKATEYLKKAQKEDGSWSAEPQNRGITGIVVTGLIRTGTKPEDEPAAKGVKFIEKLVNAKSGHIAGDDSKAGLINYTTSINILALNAANKGDKYKGVIGNATKYLKEYQWDEARGKKDDSDYYGGAGYAGDKSRPDLSNTAFFLEALKAAGVAKDDPAFKKAQVFISRCQNFESEYNTAPWAKKNNDGSFVYTGANGGENRRSDDTKNDLGGYGSMTYAGVKSMIYCGIAKDDKRVQKALEWIGKNYTLDANPGMPEVNSQRGLYYYYHTFAKTMDALGVDEFTDAKGVKHDWRADLLAAIAKRQKPDGSFVNDNDRWMEGDKNLVTGYALMALSYCKKK from the coding sequence ATGAAGAAGCGATTGCTCGTGTCCCTGCTCGCGTTCACCGCGCTGGTCGCGCTCGCACTCGTGCCCGCGTCGTCGGCCGCAGAGCCGAACGAAGACGCGCTGAAAGCGGCCGTGGAAAAGGCTACCGAGTACCTGAAGAAGGCGCAAAAAGAGGACGGGAGCTGGTCCGCGGAGCCCCAGAACCGCGGTATCACCGGGATCGTGGTCACGGGCCTGATCCGCACCGGGACCAAGCCCGAAGACGAACCGGCGGCGAAGGGCGTGAAGTTCATCGAGAAACTGGTGAACGCGAAGTCCGGGCACATCGCGGGCGACGACTCGAAGGCCGGGCTGATTAACTACACCACCAGCATCAACATTCTCGCGCTCAACGCGGCGAACAAGGGCGACAAGTACAAGGGCGTGATCGGCAACGCCACGAAGTACCTCAAGGAGTACCAGTGGGACGAGGCCCGCGGGAAGAAGGACGACAGCGACTACTACGGCGGCGCCGGGTACGCGGGCGACAAGTCGCGCCCGGACCTGTCGAACACCGCGTTCTTCCTCGAAGCGCTCAAGGCCGCGGGCGTCGCGAAGGACGACCCGGCGTTCAAGAAGGCCCAGGTGTTCATCAGCCGGTGCCAGAACTTCGAGAGCGAGTACAACACCGCGCCGTGGGCCAAGAAGAACAACGACGGGAGCTTCGTGTACACCGGGGCCAACGGCGGCGAGAACCGGCGCAGCGACGACACGAAGAACGACCTCGGCGGCTACGGGAGCATGACCTACGCCGGCGTGAAGAGCATGATCTACTGCGGCATCGCGAAGGACGACAAGCGCGTGCAGAAGGCGCTGGAGTGGATCGGCAAGAACTACACCCTCGACGCGAACCCGGGCATGCCGGAGGTGAACAGCCAGCGCGGGCTGTACTACTACTACCACACGTTCGCGAAGACGATGGACGCGCTCGGCGTCGACGAGTTCACCGACGCGAAGGGCGTGAAGCACGACTGGCGCGCGGACCTGCTCGCCGCGATCGCGAAGCGCCAGAAGCCCGACGGCAGCTTCGTGAACGACAACGACCGGTGGATGGAGGGCGACAAGAACCTCGTAACCGGTTACGCACTCATGGCGCTGAGCTACTGCAAGAAGAAGTGA
- a CDS encoding GDSL-type esterase/lipase family protein gives MVRGSRAFTPMLRVPLQMEALEARWVPAAYTQTPVVPVVDAAMAARLSAVIQRGAAVGNQANVFTRAGDSITFSNNFLIPLATPSVGVDLAGDGSLNDTLAYFRAGQIAGANSFAHPSVAAVSGYKSADVLGLLPSELALSKPAFVLIMAGTNDIAAGVPLDTFRQNLTRIAETALNMGVVPVLSTIPNSKFSAELERLQPSYNQVIEDVSEALQVPLWNYWRALQQLPNLGISADGVHPNVSPTGGGDLTEKGLQFGYNVRNLTALQTLDKLRRVLISGQSPDLPSNNQSWAPLTNALAVAAGDTTGFQVEVIDTVTRRTLFRFDPFPGFDGSVRIALADVNHDGVPDLIASVGPGGPPHVKVFDGQTGSLIASFYAFDAGLTTGLSLATGDVNRDGFADIIVCPEANAPAHVKAFSASGELLDSFLAFPSAFMGGGRVASGDVNRDGAADIIVTAGTGGQGHVMVFSGTDLSLLASFFAFGPAFAGTLSVTASDFDGDGVAEVAVAPSTAGYDPHVKVLHPLTEEVVSSFYAYDPGFRGGVQLATTGRNGHRALVTATNTAATTDIRILDTSSNGLLDAFFVYEAGFRFGASLGG, from the coding sequence ATGGTTAGGGGTTCGCGCGCCTTCACGCCCATGTTGCGTGTCCCGTTACAAATGGAAGCACTGGAGGCCCGGTGGGTGCCGGCGGCCTACACCCAGACACCGGTCGTTCCGGTCGTTGACGCGGCAATGGCGGCTCGGCTGTCGGCGGTGATCCAGCGCGGGGCGGCCGTCGGGAACCAGGCGAACGTCTTCACGCGGGCCGGCGACAGTATCACGTTCTCGAACAACTTCCTCATCCCGCTCGCAACGCCTTCCGTGGGAGTCGACCTCGCCGGGGACGGCTCGCTCAACGACACGCTTGCCTACTTCCGCGCCGGCCAAATCGCTGGGGCCAATTCCTTCGCGCACCCGAGCGTCGCGGCGGTAAGCGGGTACAAGTCTGCGGACGTGCTCGGGCTGTTGCCCAGCGAGCTCGCACTCAGCAAGCCCGCGTTCGTCCTCATAATGGCCGGGACGAACGACATCGCCGCGGGCGTGCCGCTCGACACGTTCCGGCAGAACCTGACGCGGATCGCAGAGACCGCACTGAACATGGGCGTGGTTCCCGTCCTCAGCACGATTCCGAACAGCAAGTTCTCGGCCGAACTGGAACGACTGCAACCGAGTTACAACCAGGTCATCGAAGACGTCAGCGAAGCCCTCCAGGTGCCGCTCTGGAACTACTGGCGGGCGCTCCAGCAGCTCCCCAATTTGGGGATCAGCGCGGACGGAGTTCACCCCAACGTGTCCCCAACTGGTGGAGGCGATTTGACCGAGAAAGGACTTCAGTTCGGCTACAACGTCCGCAACCTCACCGCGCTCCAGACGCTCGATAAATTGCGGCGCGTTCTGATTTCGGGCCAGTCGCCCGACCTGCCGAGCAACAACCAATCGTGGGCGCCGCTAACGAACGCCCTCGCCGTGGCCGCGGGAGATACAACCGGTTTCCAGGTCGAAGTGATCGACACGGTCACGCGGCGCACGCTGTTCCGTTTCGATCCATTCCCGGGGTTCGATGGAAGTGTCCGCATCGCGCTGGCGGACGTGAACCACGACGGTGTACCGGACCTCATCGCGTCGGTCGGTCCCGGTGGGCCGCCACACGTCAAGGTGTTCGACGGCCAAACGGGATCGCTGATCGCGAGCTTCTACGCCTTCGATGCCGGCCTAACGACGGGTCTGAGCCTCGCCACCGGAGACGTGAACCGCGACGGTTTCGCCGACATCATTGTGTGTCCGGAGGCCAACGCCCCCGCTCACGTGAAAGCGTTCAGCGCGTCCGGTGAGTTGCTGGACAGCTTCCTCGCGTTCCCGTCGGCGTTTATGGGGGGCGGGCGCGTCGCGAGCGGCGACGTAAACCGCGACGGCGCGGCCGACATCATTGTCACGGCCGGGACCGGTGGGCAGGGACACGTCATGGTGTTTTCGGGAACGGATCTCAGTTTACTGGCCAGCTTCTTCGCGTTCGGACCCGCGTTCGCGGGCACGTTATCTGTGACCGCGAGCGACTTCGATGGCGACGGCGTTGCGGAAGTCGCCGTTGCCCCTTCGACCGCCGGGTACGACCCACATGTGAAAGTGCTCCACCCGCTGACGGAAGAAGTCGTGAGCAGCTTCTACGCTTACGATCCCGGGTTCCGAGGGGGCGTGCAACTCGCCACGACCGGCCGCAACGGGCACCGCGCACTGGTCACCGCCACGAACACCGCGGCCACAACAGACATTCGGATTCTCGACACCTCTTCAAACGGCTTGTTGGATGCGTTCTTCGTGTACGAAGCCGGGTTCCGCTTCGGTGCGTCGCTCGGGGGGTAG
- a CDS encoding CheR family methyltransferase, translating into MAQRHDSEGSPNGPAMREDEFAAIRQYLYDETGISLSTGKRDMACSRLAKRLRHFGLNSYGAYLRKVQDGDPPTERQEFINCLTTNKTDFFREPHHFDFLRDTVIPQLRASGRKRLRLWCAASSTGEEPYTLAMTLREHCPVSEGWDARILASDIDTSVLAHAERGVYDLDRASDIPPALLHKYFLRGTGAKAGKISARPELRELLTFRQINLIAEPWPIRAQFDVIFCRNVVIYFDRDTQHKLLTRFAAQLDPNGFLFLGHSENIHWLADTFAPLGSTVYKMRGATDTPPPARTLPRSVGRSVPEAAAPAPAPSAPTAAAHAPGGKEDEYNIILGDVQATRGPAVIKTLLGSCVAACLYDPETGVGGMNHFSLPGSSDEGTSARYGAHAMELLVTAIMKKGGDRNRLRAKVFGGGKVLDVASEHLNVGARNAEFVLKYLEAEGIPVMGQSLGGNRGRLVRFRPHTGQAMAKHLAGREQSQVAESETKFGRELNQRVETPPDDGITLF; encoded by the coding sequence GTGGCCCAACGACACGACTCCGAAGGTTCCCCGAACGGACCCGCGATGCGCGAGGACGAGTTCGCGGCGATCCGCCAGTATCTCTACGACGAAACGGGGATCTCTCTGAGTACCGGGAAGCGGGACATGGCGTGTTCCCGACTCGCGAAGCGCTTGCGGCACTTCGGGCTGAACTCGTATGGGGCTTACCTCCGAAAGGTCCAGGACGGCGACCCGCCCACCGAGCGCCAGGAGTTCATCAACTGCCTGACCACCAACAAAACTGACTTCTTCCGCGAACCGCACCACTTCGATTTCCTGCGCGACACGGTGATCCCGCAGCTCCGCGCGAGCGGGCGCAAGCGCCTGCGGCTCTGGTGCGCGGCGAGTTCGACGGGTGAGGAGCCGTACACGCTGGCGATGACTCTGCGCGAGCACTGCCCGGTCTCCGAGGGGTGGGACGCGCGCATCCTCGCGTCGGACATCGATACCTCGGTCCTCGCGCACGCGGAGCGCGGCGTATACGACCTGGACCGGGCCAGCGACATCCCGCCCGCACTCCTGCACAAGTACTTCCTCCGGGGCACCGGCGCGAAGGCCGGGAAGATCTCGGCCCGCCCCGAGTTGCGCGAGCTGCTCACGTTTCGCCAGATCAATCTGATCGCGGAGCCGTGGCCGATCCGAGCCCAGTTCGACGTGATCTTCTGCCGGAACGTGGTGATCTACTTCGACCGCGACACCCAGCACAAACTGCTGACGCGGTTCGCCGCGCAACTCGACCCGAACGGGTTCCTGTTCCTAGGGCACTCCGAGAACATCCACTGGCTCGCGGACACGTTCGCGCCGCTCGGGTCCACCGTGTACAAGATGCGCGGGGCGACCGACACCCCCCCACCGGCGCGCACGCTACCTCGGTCCGTGGGGCGCTCCGTGCCCGAAGCCGCGGCCCCGGCACCCGCACCGAGCGCGCCGACCGCGGCTGCTCATGCCCCGGGGGGGAAGGAAGACGAGTACAACATCATTCTCGGCGACGTTCAAGCGACGCGGGGGCCGGCCGTCATCAAGACGCTGCTCGGCTCGTGCGTGGCCGCGTGCCTCTACGACCCGGAAACGGGCGTCGGCGGGATGAACCACTTCTCGCTCCCCGGCTCGTCGGACGAGGGCACCAGCGCCCGGTACGGCGCGCACGCAATGGAACTGCTGGTTACGGCGATCATGAAGAAGGGCGGGGACCGGAACCGGCTCCGCGCGAAAGTGTTCGGGGGCGGCAAGGTGTTGGACGTGGCGTCCGAGCACTTGAACGTCGGGGCGCGCAACGCCGAGTTCGTGCTCAAGTACCTAGAGGCCGAGGGCATCCCGGTCATGGGGCAGTCGCTCGGGGGCAACCGCGGGCGCCTGGTCCGGTTCCGCCCGCACACCGGGCAGGCGATGGCCAAGCACCTCGCCGGGCGCGAGCAGAGCCAAGTGGCGGAGAGCGAAACGAAGTTCGGGCGCGAGCTCAACCAGCGCGTCGAGACCCCGCCGGACGACGGGATCACCCTCTTTTAA
- a CDS encoding chemotaxis protein CheX, which yields MAETLAAAMVFPPVVSKAVEESAAAFFKSSCNMTHVPNGTVDENDLGAAGIMSTISFMGDPPWAFAMAFPEESAVTIAKVFAGFEIEFDSPDMGDLVGEIANVIAGDITARLHRKGIKAPMSLPTVVRGSNVSLLTPTGGSSTRLVYAGPGGTCWFNLVGTRTDGVTFRRPGM from the coding sequence ATGGCCGAGACTCTCGCTGCCGCGATGGTGTTCCCGCCCGTGGTGAGCAAGGCCGTTGAAGAATCGGCGGCCGCGTTCTTCAAGTCCTCGTGCAACATGACCCACGTCCCCAACGGGACCGTGGACGAGAACGACCTGGGTGCCGCGGGCATCATGAGCACCATTTCGTTCATGGGCGATCCGCCGTGGGCGTTCGCGATGGCGTTCCCGGAGGAGTCCGCGGTCACGATCGCGAAGGTGTTCGCCGGGTTCGAGATCGAGTTCGATAGTCCCGACATGGGCGACCTGGTCGGGGAGATCGCCAACGTGATCGCCGGGGACATTACCGCGCGGCTCCACCGCAAGGGGATCAAGGCTCCGATGTCGCTGCCGACGGTGGTGCGCGGGAGCAACGTCTCCCTGCTCACACCGACCGGTGGCTCCTCGACCCGACTCGTGTACGCGGGACCGGGCGGGACGTGCTGGTTCAACCTCGTGGGAACCCGTACCGACGGCGTCACATTCCGGCGCCCCGGAATGTGA
- a CDS encoding response regulator, with product MSTLRALVVDDSRIMRNMVMNALKQSRLATFEFTEASDGADALAKFDPTKFDMCFVDWNMPNMNGVEFVKKARAGGTAFHIPMVMVTSEQTMAKIEEALNQAGADSFICKPFTPDDMRVKLEKLVNKVLKTKAPAEQQSGGGFFGGLFS from the coding sequence ATGTCGACGTTACGCGCCCTGGTGGTGGACGACTCCCGGATCATGCGCAACATGGTGATGAACGCGCTGAAACAGTCCCGGCTGGCCACGTTCGAGTTCACCGAAGCGTCGGACGGGGCCGACGCCCTGGCCAAGTTCGACCCCACGAAGTTCGACATGTGCTTCGTGGACTGGAACATGCCCAACATGAACGGCGTCGAGTTCGTCAAGAAGGCCCGCGCCGGCGGCACCGCGTTCCACATCCCGATGGTCATGGTGACCAGCGAACAGACGATGGCGAAGATCGAAGAGGCCCTCAACCAGGCCGGCGCCGACTCGTTCATCTGCAAGCCGTTCACCCCGGACGACATGCGCGTCAAGCTCGAGAAGCTCGTGAACAAGGTGCTCAAGACCAAGGCTCCGGCCGAGCAGCAATCGGGTGGCGGGTTCTTCGGTGGCCTGTTCAGCTAA
- a CDS encoding ArnT family glycosyltransferase — MGARERGGLIGWCRLLFTDILFPGKADADTRVRRLSLLLVLLLPAILLYPTRGFHLLEPDEGRYAQIPKEMLVNDSWVVPTLQGEPYLDKPPLMYWLTALSYRAFGISQESARLVPALCVHFTILVVYLIGRRSVGERSAFWAAMLLSVAPGFVSVARLLLLDGLLVLCVTTSVLCGFEAVRTSKLKRGWWIAAAVASGLGFLTKGPISEVLLFVPLWVYGFLMREGVKNPSPTPPLSGEGLNTEEGSAPPSFLGKGVGGLGSSRSPAVVRWYWYLTFFGVVFAVNLPWYVAIYFREPQFLKYFFWEHNVMRFLQPFDHLQPIWYYVPILLGGLLPGTLLFAAYFWRLLRPAPGDSANRSSAGGFWLLTGAWCVFFFSCSGSKLPTYVLPAYPFLCLAIGEFVARTKWNTAFRTRALIGGMAALVMVAHYVAVPWYARERSPFGRPELVERFVSDHDVAVVCFPRNCDSLAFYHDRSDMRNVRTKSVNQLMVDCHHRPRTVILFTHHDSLQGFKNTLPPSLEIVETSTLKRKGKSLLDKFAGATPWGLCDVAVVVPKYHVPPRDGAE; from the coding sequence ATGGGTGCGCGCGAACGCGGGGGGCTGATCGGGTGGTGTCGGCTGCTTTTCACGGACATTTTGTTTCCGGGTAAGGCCGACGCCGACACCCGGGTGCGCCGGCTGTCGCTACTGTTGGTCCTGCTCCTGCCCGCGATACTGCTGTACCCCACGCGCGGGTTTCACCTGCTGGAACCGGACGAGGGGCGCTACGCGCAGATCCCGAAGGAGATGCTGGTCAACGACTCGTGGGTGGTTCCGACGCTCCAGGGCGAACCGTACCTCGATAAGCCGCCGCTTATGTACTGGCTGACCGCGCTAAGCTACCGCGCGTTCGGTATCTCGCAGGAATCCGCCCGACTCGTGCCCGCGCTGTGCGTTCACTTCACGATTCTCGTCGTGTACCTGATCGGGCGCCGGAGCGTGGGCGAACGAAGCGCGTTCTGGGCCGCGATGCTGCTTTCCGTCGCGCCCGGCTTCGTGAGCGTGGCGCGGCTGCTCTTGCTCGACGGCCTCCTCGTGCTGTGCGTGACGACGTCCGTGTTGTGCGGGTTCGAGGCCGTGCGCACAAGTAAGCTGAAGCGCGGGTGGTGGATCGCAGCCGCGGTCGCGTCGGGGTTGGGGTTCCTCACGAAAGGGCCGATCTCGGAAGTGCTGCTGTTCGTGCCGCTGTGGGTGTACGGGTTCCTGATGCGGGAGGGGGTGAAGAACCCCTCCCCAACCCCTCCCCTAAGCGGAGAGGGGCTTAATACCGAAGAGGGTTCTGCTCCCCCTTCCTTCTTAGGGAAGGGGGTCGGGGGGTTAGGTTCTTCTCGCTCCCCCGCGGTCGTTCGGTGGTACTGGTACCTCACGTTCTTCGGCGTGGTGTTCGCGGTGAACCTGCCGTGGTACGTGGCGATTTACTTCCGCGAGCCGCAGTTCCTGAAGTACTTCTTCTGGGAACACAACGTGATGCGGTTCCTGCAACCGTTCGACCACCTGCAACCCATCTGGTACTACGTCCCCATTCTGCTTGGTGGGCTGTTGCCCGGAACGCTCCTGTTCGCGGCGTACTTCTGGCGACTACTCCGCCCCGCGCCCGGGGACAGCGCGAACCGCTCGTCCGCGGGCGGGTTCTGGCTCCTCACCGGGGCGTGGTGCGTGTTCTTCTTCAGTTGCTCCGGCAGCAAGTTACCGACTTACGTGCTCCCGGCGTACCCGTTCCTGTGCCTCGCAATCGGCGAGTTCGTGGCGCGCACGAAGTGGAACACCGCGTTCCGCACCCGGGCACTGATCGGGGGAATGGCCGCGCTCGTGATGGTGGCGCACTACGTCGCGGTGCCGTGGTACGCACGCGAGCGGTCGCCGTTCGGCCGACCGGAACTGGTCGAGCGGTTCGTGAGCGACCACGACGTCGCGGTGGTGTGCTTCCCGCGGAACTGCGACTCACTCGCGTTCTACCACGACCGGTCCGACATGCGCAACGTGCGCACCAAGAGCGTGAACCAGCTCATGGTGGACTGCCACCACCGCCCGCGCACGGTGATCCTGTTCACGCACCACGACTCGCTCCAGGGCTTCAAGAACACGCTCCCGCCGAGCCTGGAAATCGTGGAGACGAGCACCCTCAAGCGCAAAGGGAAGTCGCTCCTCGACAAGTTCGCGGGCGCGACCCCGTGGGGCCTGTGCGACGTGGCCGTCGTGGTGCCGAAGTACCACGTCCCCCCGCGCGACGGTGCGGAGTGA
- a CDS encoding protein-glutamate methylesterase/protein-glutamine glutaminase: MAKTKVLVVDDSALMRQLITEILRSDPELEVVGSAGDPYAAWDKIKQVSPDVLTLDVEMPRMDGLTFLERIMGHRPIPVVMVSSLTERNCDTTFRALELGAVDFVTKPKLDVATKTIALAGELVTKVKAASRARVRPGTPRAAANPAVRTAGGGGLRTTHKVIAIGASTGGCEAIASVLGGMPADAPGIVSVIHMPEGFTKSFAARLDRSCAVRVSEARDGDRVVPGHALIAPGGLHLEVVRSGAMTTVRVRPGEPVNRHRPSVDVLFNSCARELGPNVTGAILTGMGDDGARGLVAMRRAGARTHAQDEATCVVFGMPKEAIAMGGADEVLPLNRIPEHLLRAAAMIS, from the coding sequence GTGGCAAAGACAAAAGTACTCGTGGTCGACGATTCGGCCCTCATGCGGCAACTGATCACCGAGATCCTGCGCTCCGACCCCGAACTCGAGGTGGTGGGCTCGGCCGGTGACCCGTATGCCGCGTGGGACAAGATCAAGCAGGTCTCCCCGGACGTGCTCACCCTGGACGTCGAGATGCCGCGCATGGACGGCCTCACGTTCCTGGAGCGCATTATGGGGCACCGGCCCATCCCGGTCGTGATGGTGTCGTCGCTCACCGAGCGCAACTGCGACACCACGTTCCGCGCCCTCGAACTGGGGGCGGTGGACTTCGTCACCAAGCCGAAGCTCGACGTCGCGACCAAGACCATCGCGCTGGCGGGCGAACTGGTCACGAAGGTGAAGGCGGCGAGCCGGGCACGGGTCCGCCCCGGAACCCCGCGCGCCGCCGCGAACCCGGCCGTCCGCACCGCGGGCGGGGGCGGGCTGCGGACCACGCACAAGGTGATCGCGATCGGGGCCTCGACCGGCGGGTGCGAGGCGATCGCGAGCGTGCTCGGCGGGATGCCCGCGGACGCGCCCGGTATTGTGTCCGTGATCCACATGCCCGAGGGGTTCACCAAGTCCTTCGCGGCCCGGCTCGACCGGAGCTGCGCGGTCCGGGTGTCCGAGGCCCGGGACGGGGACCGGGTCGTGCCCGGGCACGCGCTGATTGCCCCGGGCGGGCTCCACTTGGAGGTGGTCCGGAGCGGGGCCATGACCACGGTCCGGGTGCGCCCGGGAGAACCGGTAAATCGCCACCGCCCGTCCGTTGATGTGCTATTTAATTCATGTGCCCGCGAACTCGGTCCCAACGTGACCGGGGCCATCCTGACCGGGATGGGCGACGACGGCGCCCGCGGTCTGGTCGCCATGCGCCGGGCCGGGGCACGCACCCACGCACAAGACGAGGCCACATGTGTGGTGTTCGGGATGCCCAAAGAGGCCATCGCGATGGGCGGGGCCGACGAGGTACTCCCGCTCAATCGGATCCCGGAACACCTGCTCCGCGCCGCAGCGATGATTAGCTGA